CAGggtgtccccgggtgtccccaggtgtccccaggtgtccccagggtgtcctcaggatgtccccagggtgtccccagggtgtccctcagtgtccccaggtgtccccaggtgtccccagggtgtccccagggtgtccccaggtgtccccaggtgtccccaggtgtccccaggtgtccccaggtgtccccaccCCGCTCTCACCTGCTGGCACGGGCCCACCTCAGCGTACACCGTCATGGACTCGGCTGCAAGGGGGAAAAAGCAGGAATCTGGGAATGTGGGGatctgggaatttgggaatttgggaCGCAGGGAATCCCCCGGGATCATTCCCCGGGATCAGCCAGGACAGCGGGGTCGGGGTCCTTCAGCTCCCATCCCAAACCTCTGACCCTAAATGCGATTCCCTGGCTGTTCCCACCaggaaaaaggagggggaaCCTCCCCGAAATCCCACCTGTGTCCGTAGGCTTGGGTTTGGAGAGGCGGAATTTCCTCCAGCCTGGGCGGGGAAGAGAGGGAATGAGGAGAACCCCAAAGCCacccaaaaccacccaaatcCACCCAAATCCACCCAAACCAATCCCAAATCCACCCAAATCCACCCAAATCCACCTAAATCCATTCCAAATCCacccaaatccaccccaaatccacccaaatcagccccaaatccaccccaaatccatcccaaattcaccccaaatccacccaaatcagccccaaatccatcccaaattcaccccaaatccacccaaatcagccccaaatccaccccaaatTCACCCAAAtcagccccaaatccacccaaatcagccccaaatccacccaaatccatcccaaatccaccccaaatccacccaaatccacccaaatccatcccaaatccaccccaaatccacccaaatccatcccaaatccatcccaaatccgccccaaatccacccaaatccatcccaaatccatcccaaatccacccaaatccatcccctcccggctccctcctcctgctccccggGCCTCCAGGGATGATTTTCCGCTCTCACCTTTGGATTTGCGGAGGAGCACCAGGAAAATCAACAACCCCACCCCGACTCCGAGCCCGGCTCCCAGCCCGATCCTGACCCAGCTGCCCGAGACGGCGtctggaaaagggagaagatCCCGTGGGATCATCCCAAATAaatccagctctccctggccGGGGGGCGGAGGGAATTCCGATCCCTCCCCAGTCCCTGGATCCAGGAGAACTCGACCCAAGCCGGGGCAGAGGcttggcagaagcagcagtgggaaaatccctgaatccccaaatcccagaaccccccaaaatccccagaACCCCCCAAAcgccccaaatcccccaaatcccGGAGCAGGTGTGTTGGGAAGGAGCCATGGAGCACTCCAGGATGGGATCACCGGGAGCAGGGAACACGGGGACGCGGCCGGGCGGGTTTGGGACCGGGACACGGCTCCAGACCGGGACACTCCATGGGAAGAGATTCCCAAATGGAGCTGGAACCCCTCGGGGTCGCGTTTGTGGCCGCCACTCCTTGCCCCGGCCCCGGGACCTCCGGGAAGAGCCTGGACATTCCCTGGGAAGGgttttgggagcagctggagggggCTGGGCCCAGGCTCCCCAATCCCGCTCCCCAGCCGGACAGGGAAAAGCTGCACCGGACACTcggggacactcggggacactcggggacactcggggacacCTGGGAACACTCAGGGACACTcggggacactcggggacacTTGGGAACGCTtggggacactcggggacactcagggacactcagggacactcGGGGACACTTGGGAACGCTtggggacactcggggacactcggggacacCCGGGAACACatggacagggctggcagctcaCCGGGGCCGGGAGAGTGCGTGGAGTTTTCTGGCGAGGGGagagaacagggacaggggtCAGAGCTTCTGTCTGCATCCCGAgcccaccccaaatcccatccccaaatcccacctggcTCTCAGGGATTTGGGACCAGCCCGTCCCAATCTTTCCCCGGCtctcagggatttgggatcagcccatcccaatcccagtcTTTCCCCGGCtctcagggatttgggatcagcccatcccaatcccagtctttccccagctctcagggatttgggatcagccCATCCAATCTTTCCCCGGCtctcagggatttgggatcagcccatcccaatcccagtctttcccagctctcagggatttgggatcagcccatcccaatcccaatctTTCCCCTGCtctcagggatttgggatcagcccatcccaatcccagtcTTTTCCCGGCTCCCACCTGCGCAGAGCATCCCGGCCGTGCTGACGGAGACGTTCCTGCTGCTGACGGCGTTCCGCGCCGTGCACGTCAGCGGCTCCGGCTCCCGGCCGGAGGattcctgcagcaccaggaattCCCcttcccgccgccgccccgaGACCCTCCAGGTGTAGGAGACGTTCCCGAGGCCGGTGCCGGGCGCGGAGCAGCgcagggagaagctgcagctcccgcCCGAGCAGTTCCGCGCCTCGCAGGTGACGGtgggctctgccagctcccctgCGGGCACGGCCGCGTCAGGAACCTCCTCGGGCAGGGCGAAAAACCCCCCAAAAGggcaaaaccccaaaaagagCAGCACCTACTGTACACCTGCAGGGTGAAGGTGGATTTCTTCCCGTTGATGCTCACGGAGTAGGTCCCGGCGTCCTCCATCCTCAGCCGGGAGATGTTGAGCTCCCGGCCCCTCTCCGAGACAGACAATCGCTTTTTGTATCCTTTGGAAAACACGGGAGCGGCGCCGTCCTCGTCTGGCACCGTCACTATGGGGTCACCCCCGAAATCCCAGAAGGCCGGACCCTCGTCTCGGCTGCGGCTGCGGAAGGTGACGGAGCTGCCCAGGGCCCCGATCAGCTCGGTGGGGTCgctggctggggagggaaagCGGGGAGGGAACACGGGGTGAGGAGGTGAGGAGGGGATGaggtgaggaggatgaggaggtgaggaggtgaggagggtgaggagggtgaggaggggatGAGGGAACGCGGGGTGAGGAGGTGAGAGGGTGAGGAGGggatgagggtgaggaggggatGAGGGAACGCGGGGTGAGGAGGTGAGGAGGATGAGgtgatgaggaggatgaggaggatgagggtGCAGAAAATGTAGGATGGAGGTGGGCTCAAGGTGGAATGGAGGTGAGATGAAGGTCAGCTGGAGTGGGGATGAAGGTGTGATTTAGGTGTGATCCAGGTgggatccaggtgggatccaGGTGTGATCCAGGTGTGATCCCGGTGGGATGGAGGTGCTGAGCCCAGAGAACGCAgccccccggggctgggggtgttTGAGGCTCACGGGGGGCTCACGGAAGGGTccctgggggaggaggagccCCAGGCCACCCCAGGCCGGGCCCCCGGAGCCGTGAGCCAAGGACGGAGCCCGGAGGGGAACTGAAAGGGAAACGGGAACGAGgagctggaggggagggggtcacTGTGAGCCCCCTCAGCGGGACACGGAGCTCCAGCTGCCCCTGGAGCTGGATCAGGGAATCACGGACAGGTTCGGGTCGGGTGGGACCCTCAAATCCTTCAAATCCTTCAACTCCTTCAACTCCTAAACCCCCCGTGCCCCccgagccctgtccagcccggccctgggcactgctccaGGATGTCTGTCTTCTCCAGGATGTCTTCTCCAGGatgtcttctccaggctgaccgcctcctgccagggaagggccctgcccggctccggggcctcctctggactcgctccagcgGTTCCGTGACCTTCCCGTGGTGGGGGCACCATTCCAGGCGGGATCTCGCcattccaggtgggatctcGGGATCTCAGGATCTCACCATTCCAGGCAGGATCTCACCATTCCAGGCGGGATCTCACcattccaggtgggatctcGCCATTCCAGGCGGGATCTCACCATTCCAGGCGGGATCTCACCATTCCAGGCGGGATCTCGCCATTCCAGGCGGGATCTCACCATTCCAGGCAGGATCTCGCCACACCAGAGGTGAGgatcctcccacactcctttGGAAAATGCCCACGATCCCTCCGGCCCCTCGCTCCCCTCCCGTGACCCCGGATCACCCGTCCGAGGAGGAAGGAGCCCTTCTCGTTGCTTTTCGCAGCTTCCCATTTCCAAAGAACCCCGTGCCACCCAGTCTAGACTGGGAATGGAGTTTTCCTTCCCGGTTTTTCTAACAGGGAACCGATCCCGGCTCAGCCCCGAGGCCGGGCTCGGGGTTTCTGCCTcgcccggccccgggcggcTCTGGGACACGCAGAGCCGGGTCTCCGGGAGCACggagaaggaaaaagctgcCGGTGGAAGATAAACCCTCCGGACATCTGCTGATGAACGCTGCCGAGGGCTGGCTCGGGGGATAGGAGCCCCTCCCAGGCTGCGGGGAAAGGCTGGGGCCCAACCGCCCCCAATTCCCCTTTTTTCAGCCCAAAAACACGACAAGTTGAGACCTCAAAAAACCGGGaggggatgaggagaggagcaggagctgaagggGGAGCAGGATGTCGGGAGGACATCTGGACCAGGGGTGGAccagggatggatggggatgGATCTCATCAGGAAGGTCAGGAAGT
This genomic stretch from Hirundo rustica isolate bHirRus1 chromosome 29, bHirRus1.pri.v3, whole genome shotgun sequence harbors:
- the LOC120764265 gene encoding SLAM family member 7-like isoform X1, giving the protein MELLWIPLLSILAFPRRAASDPTELIGALGSSVTFRSRSRDEGPAFWDFGGDPIVTVPDEDGAAPVFSKGYKKRLSVSERGRELNISRLRMEDAGTYSVSINGKKSTFTLQVYRELAEPTVTCEARNCSGGSCSFSLRCSAPGTGLGNVSYTWRVSGRRREGEFLVLQESSGREPEPLTCTARNAVSSRNVSVSTAGMLCADAVSGSWVRIGLGAGLGVGVGLLIFLVLLRKSKGWRKFRLSKPKPTDTAESMTVYAEVGPCQQRVPGAGAAGAGSSGTVYSLVKRPEPDGDNGAVTGLELV
- the LOC120764265 gene encoding SLAM family member 7-like isoform X2; amino-acid sequence: MELLWIPLLSILAFPRRAASDPTELIGALGSSVTFRSRSRDEGPAFWDFGGDPIVTVPDEDGAAPVFSKGYKKRLSVSERGRELNISRLRMEDAGTYSVSINGKKSTFTLQVYRELAEPTVTCEARNCSGGSCSFSLRCSAPGTGLGNVSYTWRVSGRRREGEFLVLQESSGREPEPLTCTARNAVSSRNVSVSTAGMLCADAVSGSWVRIGLGAGLGVGVGLLIFLVLLRKSKGWRKFRLSKPKPTDTAESMTVYAEVGPCQQDGDNGAVTGLELV